A region of Arabidopsis thaliana chromosome 5, partial sequence DNA encodes the following proteins:
- the SIG4 gene encoding sigma factor 4 (sigma factor 4 (SIG4); FUNCTIONS IN: DNA-directed RNA polymerase activity, sigma factor activity, DNA binding, sequence-specific DNA binding transcription factor activity; INVOLVED IN: regulation of transcription, DNA-dependent, transcription initiation; LOCATED IN: chloroplast; EXPRESSED IN: 20 plant structures; EXPRESSED DURING: 13 growth stages; CONTAINS InterPro DOMAIN/s: RNA polymerase sigma factor, region 2 (InterPro:IPR013325), Winged helix-turn-helix transcription repressor DNA-binding (InterPro:IPR011991), RNA polymerase sigma-70 region 3 (InterPro:IPR007624), RNA polymerase sigma-70 (InterPro:IPR014284), RNA polymerase sigma factor, region 3/4 (InterPro:IPR013324), RNA polymerase sigma-70 factor (InterPro:IPR000943), RNA polymerase sigma-70 region 2 (InterPro:IPR007627), RNA polymerase sigma-70 region 4 (InterPro:IPR007630); BEST Arabidopsis thaliana protein match is: RNApolymerase sigma subunit 2 (TAIR:AT1G08540.1); Has 1807 Blast hits to 1807 proteins in 277 species: Archae - 0; Bacteria - 0; Metazoa - 736; Fungi - 347; Plants - 385; Viruses - 0; Other Eukaryotes - 339 (source: NCBI BLink).), whose translation MATTIPTTATATMCPSPPVPTISPLLRTTHQCQPSPSLSSPFSIKLSTALVCGDTTVDRVVDSSVMIKPEKWGIQSEKRRKRRRRRRVGYERLEPEEEENAGVEAEAETISVPVVGASRSGFLSRLEEVQLCLYLKEGAKLENLGTSVEENEMVSVLLASGRGKKKRSANEILCRRKEAREKITRCYRRLVVSIATGYQGKGLNLQDLIQEGSIGLLRGAERFDPDRGYKLSTYVYWWIKQAILRAIAHKSRLVKLPGSMWELTAKVAEASNVLTRKLRRQPSCEEIAEHLNLNVSAVRLAVERSRSPVSLDRVASQNGRMTLQEIVRGPDETRPEEMVKREHMKHEIEQLLGSLTARESRVLGLYFGLNGETPMSFEEIGKSLKLSRERVRQINGIALKKLRNVHNVNDLKIYYSSSE comes from the exons ATGGCGACGACGATTCCCACTACAGCTACCGCAACTATGTGTCCGTCTCCTCCTGTCCCTACAATCTCTCCCTTACTCAGAACGACTCACCAATGTCAACCATCTCCTTCTTTATCATCCCCATTTTCTATAAAGCTTAGTACGGCTCTGGTTTGCGGTGACACTACAGTGGATAGAGTGGTTGATAGCTCCGTGATGATCAAACCTGAGAAATGGGGAATTCAGTcagaaaagagaaggaagaggagaagaagaagaagagtaggTTACGAACGTTTGGAGcctgaagaagaggaaaatgcTGGCgtagaagcagaagcagagaCAATTAGTGTTCCTGTTGTTGGAGCTTCACGATCTGGGTTTTTGAGTCGTTTAGAGGAGGTTCAGCTTTGCTTGTACCTCAAG GAAGGAgcaaaacttgaaaatttgGGAACAAGTGTTGAAGAGAATGAAATGGTATCAGTTTTGTTAGCCAGTGGcagagggaagaagaagcgtAGTGCAAATGAAATACTATGCCGTAGAAAAGAAGCGAGAGAAAAGATTACTCGTTGTTACCGTAGGTTGGTTGTTTCTATTGCAACAGGGTACCAAGGCAAAGGTTTGAATTTGCAAGACCTTATTCAGGAAGGAAGCATAGGGCTGCTTCGTGGAGCTGAGAGATTTGATCCCGACCGAGGATACAAACTATCAACTTATGTCTACTGGTGGATCAAACAGGCCATCTTAAGGGCTATAGCGCATAAATCTAGACTTGTCAAATTGCCG GGAAGCATGTGGGAGTTAACGGCAAAAGTTGCAGAAGCTAGTAATGTGTTGACCAGAAAACTAAGAAGGCAACCAAGCTGTGAAGAGATTGCAGAGCACCTAAACCTCAATGTATCCGCGGTTAGACTAGCTGTGGAGCGTAGCAGATCCCCTGTTTCGTTGGACCGAGTCGCGTCTCAAAATGGCCGCATGACATTGCAG GAAATTGTACGGGGACCAGATGAAACAAGGCCAGAGGAGATGGTGAAAAGGGAACACATGAAGCATGAGATTGAGCAACTCTTAGGAAGTCTTACCGCTAGAGAATCTCGTGTATTGGGACTTTACTTTGGGCTCAACGGAGAGACTCCTATGTCGTTTGAAGAGATAGGTAAGTCGCTGAAGCTTTCGAGAGAGAGGGTGAGACAAATCAATGGCATTGCTTTGAAGAAGCTACGGAATGTACATAATGTgaatgatttgaaaatataCTATTCCTCTAGTGaataa
- the SMT1 gene encoding sterol methyltransferase 1 (sterol methyltransferase 1 (SMT1); CONTAINS InterPro DOMAIN/s: Sterol methyltransferase C-terminal (InterPro:IPR013705), Methyltransferase type 11 (InterPro:IPR013216); BEST Arabidopsis thaliana protein match is: sterol methyltransferase 3 (TAIR:AT1G76090.1); Has 12253 Blast hits to 12250 proteins in 2286 species: Archae - 352; Bacteria - 8578; Metazoa - 91; Fungi - 457; Plants - 727; Viruses - 0; Other Eukaryotes - 2048 (source: NCBI BLink).), with the protein MDLASNLGGKIDKSDVLTAVEKYEQYHVFHGGNEEERKANYTDMVNKYYDLATSFYEYGWGESFHFAQRWKGESLRESIKRHEHFLALQLGIQPGQKVLDVGCGIGGPLREIARFSNSVVTGLNNNEYQITRGKELNRLAGVDKTCNFVKADFMKMPFPENSFDAVYAIEATCHAPDAYGCYKEIYRVLKPGQCFAAYEWCMTDAFDPDNAEHQKIKGEIEIGDGLPDIRLTTKCLEALKQAGFEVIWEKDLAKDSPVPWYLPLDKNHFSLSSFRLTAVGRFITKNMVKILEYIRLAPQGSQRVSNFLEQAAEGLVDGGRREIFTPMYFFLARKPE; encoded by the exons ATGGATCTCGCGTCGAATCTTGGTGGGAAGATCGATAAATCCGATGTTCTCACCGCCGTCGAAAA GTATGAGCAATATCATGTCTTCCATGGAGGAAacgaggaagagagaaaagcCAATTATACTGACATG GTTAATAAGTACTATGACCTTGCTACTAGCTTTTATGAGTACGGATGGGGAGAATCCTTCCATTTTGCACAAAG ATGGAAAGGAGAATCGCTTCGAGAGAGTATTAAGCGACACGAGCACTTTCTTGCTCTTCAGCTTGGCATCCAACCAGGACAAAAG GTACTGGATGTAGGATGTGGAATTGGTGGACCGTTGAGGGAAATTGCAAGATTCAG CAATTCAGTTGTTACCGGGCTCAACAATAACGAATACCAGATCACCAGAGGCAAG GAACTAAACCGACTTGCAGGTGTCGACAAGACATGTAACTTTGTCAAG GCTGACTTCATGAAGATGCCATTCCCGGAAAACAGTTTCGATGCAGTTTATGCAATAGAAGCAACTTGCCATGCACCTGATGCG TATGGATGCTACAAAGAGATCTACAGAGTGCTAAAGCCTGGGCAATGTTTTGCTGCCTATGAGTGGTGTATGACTGATGCATTTGACCCTGATAACGCCGAACATCAGAAAATAAAG GGAGAGATAGAGATTGGAGATGGTCTTCCTGACATTAGGCTGACTACAAAATGCCTCGAAGCTCTGAAGCAGGCCGGTTTTGAA GTGATATGGGAAAAGGATCTGGCCAAGGACTCGCCGGTCCCATGGTACTTACCTCTTGACAAAAATCATTTCTCACTCAGTAGCTTCCGCCTTACAGCTGTTGGACGATTCATAACCAAAAACATG GTCAAGATCCTTGAATACATAAGACTTGCACCTCAAGGAAGCCAAAGGGTCTCAAATTTCCTGGAGCAGGCTGCGGAAGGATTAGTCGACGGTGGAAG GAGAGAGATTTTCACGCCAATGTATTTCTTCTTGGCCCGGAAGCCAGAGTAA
- the ZIF1 gene encoding zinc induced facilitator 1 (zinc induced facilitator 1 (ZIF1); FUNCTIONS IN: carbohydrate transmembrane transporter activity, tetracycline:hydrogen antiporter activity, sugar:hydrogen symporter activity; INVOLVED IN: response to zinc ion, zinc ion homeostasis, response to nematode; LOCATED IN: plant-type vacuole membrane, membrane; EXPRESSED IN: 23 plant structures; EXPRESSED DURING: 13 growth stages; CONTAINS InterPro DOMAIN/s: Major facilitator superfamily (InterPro:IPR020846), Tetracycline resistance protein, TetA (InterPro:IPR001958), Major facilitator superfamily MFS-1 (InterPro:IPR011701), Major facilitator superfamily, general substrate transporter (InterPro:IPR016196); BEST Arabidopsis thaliana protein match is: zinc induced facilitator-like 1 (TAIR:AT5G13750.1); Has 30201 Blast hits to 17322 proteins in 780 species: Archae - 12; Bacteria - 1396; Metazoa - 17338; Fungi - 3422; Plants - 5037; Viruses - 0; Other Eukaryotes - 2996 (source: NCBI BLink).): protein MAEEYKEALLEKQNYHDGCPGCKVEQMKQLRRGYPYLELSFVWIIVLSTSLPISSLYPFLYYMIEDFGVAKTEKDIGFYAGFVGCSFMLGRALTSVFWGIVADRYGRKPIILLGTISIAIFNALFGLSSNFWMAIGTRFLLGSFNCLLGTMKAYASEIFRDEYQATAMSAVSTAWGIGLIIGPALGGFLAQPADKYPNVFSQESLFGRFRYALPCFTISAFALLVTVLCCFIPETLHNHKLDSLSHDDSYDILEAASHESSPSTGKAGKNERKASQSLLKNWPLMSSIIVYCVLCLHDTAYSEIFALWANSPRKYGGLSYSTNEVGTVLAISGLGLFSFQVFVYPLAEKLLGPVLVTRYAGALMIPIQMSYPFIAGLSGLSLSLMLNCASILINVLSVSAITGLLILQNRAVDQSQRGAANGIAMTAMSLFKTVGPAGAGILFSWSERRLNAAFLPGSHMVFFVLNVIVVVGVALTFKPFLTTSRR, encoded by the exons ATGGCGGAGGAGTACAAGGAAGCGTTGTTGGAGAAGCAGAACTATCACGACGGATGTCCCGGCTGTAAGGTGGAGCAGATGAAGCAGCTCCGGCGAGGATATCCTTACCTCGAGCTTTCCTTCGTTTGGATTATCGTCCTCTCCACTT CTCTACCAATTTCCTCACTCTATCCCTTCCTCTACTATATG aTTGAGGATTTTGGTGTCGCAAAGACGGAGAAAGATATTGGGTTTTATGCTGGTTTTGTTG GTTGCTCTTTTATGCTTGGAAGAGCACTGACTTCTGTGTTCTGGGGAATTGTGGCTGATCGTTATGGAAGAAAACCCATTATACTCTTGGGAACTATCTCAAT TGCAATTTTCAACGCTCTTTTTGGCTTGAGCTCAAATTTTTGGATGGCAATTGGCACAAGGTTTCTTCTTGGGAGTTTCAACTGTTTGCTTGGAACAATGAAG GCCTATGCATCAGAAATATTTCGTGATGAATATCAAGCTACCGCAATGTCAGCT GTTAGTACTGCTTGGGGCATTGGACTGATCATTGGCCCTGCTCTTGGTGGTTTTTTAGCTCAG CCGGCAGACAAATATCCAAATGTGTTCTCCCAAGAATCTCTTTTTGGCAG ATTCCGGTATGCATTGCCTTGCTTTACGATTTCAGCTTTTGCCTTGCTTGTGACAGTACTATGCTGCTTCATCCCG GAGACACTGCACAATCATAAGCTGGACAGCTTATCACATGATGATTCATACGATATACTTGAAGCTGCATCTCATGAATCATCTCCTTCTACCGGGAAGGCAggaaaaaacgaaagaaaggCTTCTCAGTCTCTCTTGAAGAATTGGCCGCTGATGTCATCTATCATTGTGTATTGTGTTCTGTGTCTTCATGATACTGCATACTCGGAG ATATTTGCACTATGGGCTAACAGTCCAAGGAAGTATGGAGGTCTGAGCTACTCAACGAATGAAGTCGGTACAGTTCTTGCTATCTCAG GTCTCGGCCTATTctcttttcaggtatttgTTTATCCTTTGGCTGAGAAACTGCTAGGACCTGTTCTGGTCACCCGATATGCTGGG GCACTGATGATACCTATACAAATGAGTTATCCATTTATAGCAGGCTTGTCAGGTCTCAGTCTAAGCTTGATGTTAAATTGTGCATCAATCCTCATAAATGTCTTAAGT GTGTCTGCCATAACCGGCCTGTTGATCCTTCAAAATAGAGCAGTG GATCAGAGCCAAAGAGGGGCGGCTAATGGAATAGCTATGACTGCGATGTCTCTATTTAAGACAGTTGGACCAGCTGGTGCTGGCATCTT ATTTTCTTGGAGTGAGAGGCGACTAAACGCTGCATTTCTACCAG GATCGCATATGGTATTCTTCGTCTTGAATGTGATAGTAGTGGTCGGAGTAGCTCTGACATTCAAGCCATTTCTAACGACGAGTCGAAGATGA
- the ZIF1 gene encoding zinc induced facilitator 1, with the protein MAEEYKEALLEKQNYHDGCPGCKVEQMKQLRRGYPYLELSFVWIIVLSTSLPISSLYPFLYYMIEDFGVAKTEKDIGFYAGFVGCSFMLGRALTSVFWGIVADRYGRKPIILLGTISIAIFNALFGLSSNFWMAIGTRFLLGSFNCLLGTMKAYASEIFRDEYQATAMSAVSTAWGIGLIIGPALGGFLAQPADKYPNVFSQESLFGRFRYALPCFTISAFALLVTVLCCFIPETLHNHKLDSLSHDDSYDILEAASHESSPSTGKAGKNERKASQSLLKNWPLMSSIIVYCVLCLHDTAYSEIFALWANSPRKYGGLSYSTNEVGTVLAISGLGLFSFQVFVYPLAEKLLGPVLVTRYAGALMIPIQMSYPFIAGLSGLSLSLMLNCASILINVLSVSAITGLLILQNRAVDQSQRGAANGIAMTAMSLFKTVGPAGAGIL; encoded by the exons ATGGCGGAGGAGTACAAGGAAGCGTTGTTGGAGAAGCAGAACTATCACGACGGATGTCCCGGCTGTAAGGTGGAGCAGATGAAGCAGCTCCGGCGAGGATATCCTTACCTCGAGCTTTCCTTCGTTTGGATTATCGTCCTCTCCACTT CTCTACCAATTTCCTCACTCTATCCCTTCCTCTACTATATG aTTGAGGATTTTGGTGTCGCAAAGACGGAGAAAGATATTGGGTTTTATGCTGGTTTTGTTG GTTGCTCTTTTATGCTTGGAAGAGCACTGACTTCTGTGTTCTGGGGAATTGTGGCTGATCGTTATGGAAGAAAACCCATTATACTCTTGGGAACTATCTCAAT TGCAATTTTCAACGCTCTTTTTGGCTTGAGCTCAAATTTTTGGATGGCAATTGGCACAAGGTTTCTTCTTGGGAGTTTCAACTGTTTGCTTGGAACAATGAAG GCCTATGCATCAGAAATATTTCGTGATGAATATCAAGCTACCGCAATGTCAGCT GTTAGTACTGCTTGGGGCATTGGACTGATCATTGGCCCTGCTCTTGGTGGTTTTTTAGCTCAG CCGGCAGACAAATATCCAAATGTGTTCTCCCAAGAATCTCTTTTTGGCAG ATTCCGGTATGCATTGCCTTGCTTTACGATTTCAGCTTTTGCCTTGCTTGTGACAGTACTATGCTGCTTCATCCCG GAGACACTGCACAATCATAAGCTGGACAGCTTATCACATGATGATTCATACGATATACTTGAAGCTGCATCTCATGAATCATCTCCTTCTACCGGGAAGGCAggaaaaaacgaaagaaaggCTTCTCAGTCTCTCTTGAAGAATTGGCCGCTGATGTCATCTATCATTGTGTATTGTGTTCTGTGTCTTCATGATACTGCATACTCGGAG ATATTTGCACTATGGGCTAACAGTCCAAGGAAGTATGGAGGTCTGAGCTACTCAACGAATGAAGTCGGTACAGTTCTTGCTATCTCAG GTCTCGGCCTATTctcttttcaggtatttgTTTATCCTTTGGCTGAGAAACTGCTAGGACCTGTTCTGGTCACCCGATATGCTGGG GCACTGATGATACCTATACAAATGAGTTATCCATTTATAGCAGGCTTGTCAGGTCTCAGTCTAAGCTTGATGTTAAATTGTGCATCAATCCTCATAAATGTCTTAAGT GTGTCTGCCATAACCGGCCTGTTGATCCTTCAAAATAGAGCAGTG GATCAGAGCCAAAGAGGGGCGGCTAATGGAATAGCTATGACTGCGATGTCTCTATTTAAGACAGTTGGACCAGCTGGTGCTGGCATCTTGTAA
- a CDS encoding Uncharacterized protein family (UPF0114) (Uncharacterised protein family (UPF0114); LOCATED IN: chloroplast, chloroplast inner membrane, chloroplast envelope; EXPRESSED IN: 21 plant structures; EXPRESSED DURING: 13 growth stages; CONTAINS InterPro DOMAIN/s: Uncharacterised protein family UPF0114, plant (InterPro:IPR016804), Uncharacterised protein family UPF0114 (InterPro:IPR005134); BEST Arabidopsis thaliana protein match is: Uncharacterised protein family (UPF0114) (TAIR:AT4G19390.1); Has 1807 Blast hits to 1807 proteins in 277 species: Archae - 0; Bacteria - 0; Metazoa - 736; Fungi - 347; Plants - 385; Viruses - 0; Other Eukaryotes - 339 (source: NCBI BLink).), whose protein sequence is MALSSLISATPLSLSVPRYLVLPTRRRFHLPLATLDSSPPESSASSSIPTSIPVNGNTLPSSYGTRKDDSPFAQFFRSTESNVERIIFDFRFLALLAVGGSLAGSLLCFLNGCVYIVEAYKVYWTNCSKGIHTGQMVLRLVEAIDVYLAGTVMLIFSMGLYGLFISHSPHDVPPESDRALRSSSLFGMFAMKERPKWMKISSLDELKTKVGHVIVMILLVKMFERSKMVTIATGLDLLSYSVCIFLSSASLYILHNLHKGET, encoded by the exons ATGGCTCTCTCCTCGTTGATCTCAGCCACTCCGCTCTCCCTTTCGGTGCCGAGATATCTCGTGTTACCCACGCGCCGCCGTTTCCACTTGCCGTTAGCAACTCTTGACTCATCGCCTCCAGAGTCATCCGCATCATCATCGATTCCTACCTCGATTCCCGTCAACGGAAACACGTTACCTAGTTCTTACGGAACTCGCAAAGACGACAGCCCGTTTGCTCAGTTCTTTCGCTCCACCGAATCCAACGTTGAGAGG ATAATATTTGATTTCCGGTTCCTAGCGCTTTTGGCAGTAGGAGGTTCGCTGGCTGGTTCGCTACTCTGCTTTCTCAAT GGGTGTGTCTACATAGTGGAGGCATATAAAGTCTACTGGACTAACTGTTCAAAAGGCATCCATACCGGCCAAATGGTTTTACGCCTAGTCGAAGCTATCG ATGTTTATCTAGCTGGGACTGTGATGTTAATATTTAGTATGGGTTTGTATGGACTCTTCATCAGTCACTCGCCTCATGATGTTCCACCGGAATCCGATCGTGCCCTTAGATCCTCTTCCCTCTTTGGTATGTTTGCAATGAAGGAGAGACCAAAATGGATGAAGATCAGCTCACTTGATGAGCTTAAAACCAAAGTGGGACATGTCATTGTTATGATTCTGCTAGTGAAGATGTTCGAGAGAAGCAAGATGGTTACTATCGCCACCGGTCTAGATTTGCTTAGTTATTCCGTTTGCATCTTCTTGTCCTCTGCTTCTCTGTATATCCTCCATAATCTCCACAAAGGAGAGACATGA
- the PAO1 gene encoding polyamine oxidase 1 (polyamine oxidase 1 (PAO1); FUNCTIONS IN: FAD binding, polyamine oxidase activity; INVOLVED IN: oxidation reduction; LOCATED IN: endomembrane system; EXPRESSED IN: 12 plant structures; EXPRESSED DURING: L mature pollen stage, M germinated pollen stage, 4 anthesis, petal differentiation and expansion stage; CONTAINS InterPro DOMAIN/s: Amine oxidase (InterPro:IPR002937), Flavin-containing amine oxidase (InterPro:IPR001613); BEST Arabidopsis thaliana protein match is: polyamine oxidase 4 (TAIR:AT1G65840.1); Has 1807 Blast hits to 1807 proteins in 277 species: Archae - 0; Bacteria - 0; Metazoa - 736; Fungi - 347; Plants - 385; Viruses - 0; Other Eukaryotes - 339 (source: NCBI BLink).), whose product MSTASVIIIGAGISGISAAKVLVENGVEDVLILEATDRIGGRIHKQNFGDVPVELGAGWIAGVGGKESNPVWELASRFNLRTCFSDYTNARFNIYDRSGKIFPTGIASDSYKKAVDSAILKLKSLEAQCSGQVAEEAPSSPKTPIELAIDFILHDFEMAEVEPISTYVDFGEREFLVADERGYECLLYKMAEEFLVTSHGNILDYRLKLNQVVREVQQSRNGVVVKTEDGSVYEANYVIVSASIGVLQSDLLSFQPLLPRWKTEAIQKCDVMVYTKIFLKFPQCFWPCGPGQEFFIYAHEQRGYFTFWQHMENAYPGSNILVVTLTNEQSKRVEAQSDQETMKEAMSVLRDMFGATIPYATDILVPRWWNNRFQRGSYSNYPMISDNQLLQNIKAPVGRIFFTGEHTSEKFSGYVHGGYLAGIDTSKSLLEEMKQSLLLQPLLAFTESLTLTHQKPNNSQIYTNVKFISGTS is encoded by the exons ATGTCTACCGCCTCCGTCATCATCATTGGCGCTGGAATCTCCG GAATATCGGCGGCGAAGGTTCTCGTCGAGAACGGAGTAGAAGATGTATTGATACTGGAAGCGACGGATCGGATCGGAGGAAGAATACATAAACAGAATTTCGGTGACGTGCCGGTGGAGCTTGGCGCCGGTTGGATTGCCGGTGTCGGTGGTAAAGAGTCTAATCCCGTTTGGGAACTTGCCTCGCGTTTTAACCTCCGTACTTGCTTTTCCGATTACACCAATGCTCGTTTCAATATCTACGATCGAAG TGGTAAAATCTTCCCGACGGGAATCGCTTCTGACTCGTATAAAAAGGCGGTTGACTCGGCGATTCTCAAGTTAAAGAGCCTTGAAGCTCAATGTTCTGGTCAAGTAGCTGAAGAAGCTCCTTC GTCACCGAAGACGCCAATAGAACTAGCCATTGACTTTATCTTGCATGATTTTGAGATGGCTG AGGTAGAGCCAATATCCACTTATGTAGACTTTGGTGAAAGAGAGTTCTTGGTTGCTGATGAAAGAGGTTACGAATGTTTACTTTATAAAATGGCTGAGGAATTTCTCGTTACCTCACATGGAAATATCTTGGACTACCGCCTCAAACTAAACCAG GTAGTTAGGGAGGTGCAACAGTCTAGGAATGGGGTAGTGGTGAAGACAGAGGATGGTTCCGTATACGAAGCTAATTATGTGATCGTGTCTGCGAGTATCGGTGTTCTCCAATCTGATCTTCTCTCCTTCCAACCCCTTTTACCC AGATGGAAAACAGAAGCTATACAAAAATGTGATGTGATGGTGTACACCAAGATCTTCCTGAAATTCCCTCAATGTTTCTGGCCATGTGGTCCTGGTCAAGAGTTTTTCATTTATGCACACGAACAACGCGGCTATTTCACCTTTTGGCAG CACATGGAAAATGCGTACCCGGGCTCTAACATTCTGGTGGTGACGTTGACCAACGAACAATCAAAGCGCGTTGAAGCTCAATCAGACCAGGAGACGATGAAAGAGGCAATGAGTGTTCTCAGGGACATGTTTGGGGCCACCATTCCTTACGCAACCGATATTCTTGTCCCCAGGTGGTGGAACAACCGGTTTCAACGCGGTAGCTACAGTAATTACCCTATGATATCTGATAATCAGCTTCTGCAAAATATCAAG GCCCCAGTTGGACGGATATTCTTTACAGGAGAACACACAAGTGAAAAGTTCAGTGGGTATGTACATGGAGGATACCTTGCAGGTATTGACACAAGTAAATCTTTGTTGGAAGAGATGAAGCAGAGTTTGTTGTTACAACCTTTATTGGCCTTCACCGAGTCTCTTACACTAACACATCAGAAGCCTAATAACTCTCAAATTTACacaaatgttaaatttatCTCAGGCACAAGCTAG